AAAAACAATTACTTACAAAGTGGAAATGTATTCAATAGATGAGGCTTTTATCGATATATCTGATGTGGCAGTTACACCTAAAGACTTAGGCTACATTATAAAAAGTCATATTAAAAAAAATTTTGGTATTACATGTACAGTTGGAGTCGGCAAATCAAAGCTTGTGGCAAAAATGGCAACCGAAATCAACAAACCTGACGGACTAAATATAATAAACGACGAAGATGTATACGCATTTTTAGATACATTTAGCTTAAACGACATATGGGGGATAGGGAAAAAGCTTACAAAAAAGCTCAATAGTCTTGGAATCTACAGCACAAAAGATATTAGAAAACTTAATAAAGATTTTTTTATAAAGACATTTGGGAAAAACGGGGAAAAAATTTACGGTATGGCATTTGGCGAATATCCGGAAGGGGTAAAGTATGAGGATGAGCCGATAAAATCAATAGGGCACAGTATAACTTTACCAAAAGATACTTTCGACAGAAAACTCTTAGACAGCTACATACTACAACTTTCCGACATGGTATCTTTTAGAGCCAGAAAAGCTCACATTGCAGGTAAAACCATAACTTTTCATTTAAGATATTCCGATATGACAAAATTTTCAAAAATGCACACAATAGGATACCCTACATCTGCAACTCACCAAATTTATGAAATAGCAAAGCATATTTCCAAAGATATAGATATGACAAAAGGGGTAAGACACGTGGGTGTTTCTCTGGGCAACTTAATATATTCCTGTGGAAGTATAAACGATATTTTCAGTAAAAAGTGGGAAAATGTATATTCTGCAATAGACAGTATAAACCATAAATATGGAAATTTAACAATAACTTTTGCCAATGTATTAAATTGCCAGAGGTTAAGCTCAAACACTCTTCACCCCTGGCAAAAATTATAAATTATTTTGCATTGTCATCGGTTTCAATTTGGAAGTCTGCTTCCAAATAATCGTAATTAACTCTCAAAAGGGAAACTTTCAGTCTGTCCCCTACTTTAAATGTCTTTCTCGTCTTTTTACCTATTATGATATTATCATTATGAAAGTAGCTGTAAAAATCGTCATCAAGGCTTGAAAGGGGTATAAAACCACCCATAATAAGCTTAGGAATAAACACAAACATACCGCCGGAATTAAGCCTATTTATATATGCTTCATATATTGTGCCTTTATTATTTTCCAAAAATTTTAATTTTTTAAACTGATGAATCTCACGCTCGGCATCTTCCGCCCTCTGCTCAGTTTCAGAAGATTGTTTAGTGGCTTTTTCTACAAAATCACCCGGAATATCATAAGGATATTCAAATAAAGCATTTTTTATCAGTCTGTGAATAACAAGGTCAGGATATCTTCTGATGGGGCTGGTAAAATGCGTATAAGATTTTGATGCAAGACCAAAATGTCCTATATTTTTTGTATCGTAAATTGCCTTTTCCATAGTCTTTACGAGCAGAGAATTTAGAATATATCCAAACTTGTTATCTTCAAACTTTGAAGCAATCTCCTGAATAGTTTTAGGGGTAATTTCATCAGGCAAATCTACCGAAATACCAAAAGTAGATAATACATTTAAAAATTCTCTTACTTTTACGGCAGACGGCTTATCATGTACTCTATAAACAGAAACAACGCCAAGATTTTCAAGATATTCAGAAACCGCCTCATTTGCTTCAATCATAAAATTTTCAATTATCCTGTGGGATAACTTTCTTTCAAGGGGCTGAATATCTACCAAATCCCCGTTTTTGTCAAAAATAAACTCCGGCTCAGGAAGATCAAAATCTATTGTTCCCTGACTCTTCCTTTTTTCTATAAGTAAATTAGTTAATTCAACGGCAATAGAAAGAAGATTTTTAAGGGGTTTACTCCTTGTTTTTTCCTTCCCTTCAATAATATCATTTACATAATTGTAAGTAAGCCTGTAATTACTTTTAATCGTAGACTGATACAGCTCTAACTTAACCCTTTCACCATTTTTATTGTAAAATATTTTGGCAGTTAAAGTTAGTTTTATCTCATCAGGTCTCAAGCTGCATAGTTCATTTGATAGTTTTTCCGGAAGCATTGGAATCGCAAATTCAGGAAAATATACACTTGTACCCCTCTTATATGCCTCTATATCTACCCTTGTGTTTGGCCTTACAAAATGAGCAACGTCTGCAATGTGAACATATAATATATAACCGTCATCACTTTTTTCCAAAGATATGGCATCGTCAAAATCACGAGCTGTCTCCCCGTCAATAGTAACGGTAAATAGCTTTTTAAAATCGGTCCTTTTACCAGGATTATTGAGTAGATTTTGAGCTTTTTTATCAACCTCTTTGATTACAGCAGGAGGAAAATTTCTGTCCAATTCGTATTTAGATAAAACTATTTCGTTTTCAATACCCTTATCACTCAAATTCCCCAAGACTTTTAATATTTTACCTTCAGGATTTTTCCCCCCTTGCGGGTAAAATACTATTTCACACAAAACTACATCATTGTCCTTCAAGTTTTTAGAGTATTTTTTAGGGATATATATATCGTTAAACAATTTTTTTACGAAAGGGATAACATGAGCAAAATGTGCAGACTTTTCAACTCTACCGACAACTTTTCTATATCCACGTTCAAGTATCTTAACTACACGGGCTTCCTTTTTATTCCTAAAATATTCTATTCTGACAGCAACCCTATCTTTGTGAACTGCACCATTCATCTTTTTTGGGGGGACAAATATATCTTCCATGCTTTCATCATCAGGGACAAAAAATGCATAACCATCAGGATGCCCGTCAAGGTAGCCTGTCAAAACATCCAAATTTTTGGTAAGACAATATTTGTTTGATTTTAACTTTATAATTTGTCCTTCTTTTATAAGTAACTTAAGAGATTGTTTTAAGTTTTTAGTGTCAATATCTGTTTCTTTGAGAAGCTCATTGAGCTTGACGGGTTTATCTTTTTCCAACAAAAAGTTAATAATTTTACTTTCAATATTATTCAATATTTAAGTCCTTTATTTTTTTTCTTAATGTATTTCTGTTAATTCCCAAAATCTTTGATGCTTCAGATTTATTATTAAGCGTCTTTTCCAAAGCAGCTTTTATAAGCGGCTTTTCGACTATTTTCAAATATTCCTCATAAGAATTAAACGATTCACTTATAGTTTCTGAGCTAATAATCTCAGCAGCAAGATTTTTTAACTGCTTGGAAAGGGAATCTTTACCATTTTTGCCGTTTATTTCAAATACTTTATTTGGCAAGTTATGTTTTGTCAAAGTTTTTCCGCTTGAATGTACAATACTGTATTGAATAACATTTTCAAGCTCTCTAATATTACCCGGCCAATTATATTTAACTAAAACTTCCATAGCATCGGTACTAATAGATATATCCTTCTCCCCTAAAGAGGCATACTTTTTCAAAAAATGATTCACAAGCACAGGGATATCCTCTTTTCTTTCCCTTAAGGATGGAAGGCTTATTGTGACTACATTTAATCTATAATATAAATCTTCTCTAAATCTTTTTTCTCTGACAAGCTCTTCCAAGTCATCATTTGTAGCAACAATTACCCTTATATCAAGCTTTGTTGTCTTATTTGAACCAAGCCTTGTAACCTCTTTTTCCTGTAAAACACGCAATAATTTTGATTGTATGGCCATTTCAGCTTCTGAAATCTCATCCAAGAATATAGTACCACCGTTTGCTTCTTCAAATTTGCCCGGCTTATCACCTACTGCCCCGGTAAATGCACCCCTGCTATAACCAAAAAGCTCGCTCTCCATAAGCTCTTTCGGTATAGCAGCCATATTTATAGCCACAAAAGGTTTGCCACTTCTTGAACTTTTTTCGTGTATCATTTTGGCGATTACTTCTTTACCTGTACCGGTCTCCCCCTGAATCAGCACATTAATATCGGTCTTTGCTATTTTGCCAATGGTCTTATAAATATCTACCATTTTTTTATTGTGCGTTTGAAAGTCGTATTCATCTTCAAAAGAGACGACCTTTTTATTCCCCTTATCACTTATTATTTCATTAATCTTATCTTTCAACTCTTTTAAATCAAAAGGCTTACTGACAAAATCAATTGCTCCGGCTTTCATAGAATTAATAATATTTGAACCTGAATTTTGAGCTGTCATTATCAAAAAAGTAGTGTCATTGTAAATTTTAGACCATTTTTCAACAAGCTCGATACCATTTTCGTTATTTAAAAATATATCAACAAGGCACACATCTATGGAGTAATCGTTTAAAATTCCAACGGCTTCCTGCGATGTCTCACAAGTAAGTACTTCGGTGGATTTGTCTGATAACCCTTCCTTTAATACCCAAAGGATACTTTCTTCGTCATCCAAAATCAATACTCTCATCATATCAAACAGGCAAATAGATACTAAAAGTAGTACCCTCTCCTTCTACAGATTTATATTCAATTTTACCAAAATGCTTTTCAATTATCTCTTTAGAAATAACAAGACCCAAGCCACTCCCTTTGGACTTGGTAGTCCAAAATGGAGTAAACAGTTTATTCCTAATACCCCTGTCAATACCGTTACCATTATCAATAATACTAAATTTTAACATTTTTTTAAACACATTTTTTTCTCTATCAAAAAACTTTATGGTAGAGTCAATCTCATATCTGATTTCAACTCTGGAAGTATTAGCGGCTTCACATGCATTCTTTATCAAATTATTAAAAACCATTTCAAGCTTTTCTCTGTCACCGCTTACTTTTTTGATGGAATCATCTATGCACAAAATGAAATCTATTTTATTGTAAATAATCACAAATTTATCAACAATATTTTTTAAAAAATCATCTATATATATGTCACTGTAATTCAATTTAAGGTCTGTCAACACATTTACACTTTCAAGCAAATATTTGATACGACTGCTCTCTTTTCGTATAATATTTGTACATTTTTTAAGATAATCATCATCATATTTAGATTCAATTACCTGAATTACTCCTTCAATAGCGGTTAAAGGGTTTTTTATCTCATGATGAAGGGAGCTTATATCAATAAACTCGCTAATAGAAGCAACAAACTCACCTAAAGGTATTATAATAAAACTCAACTCTTCCTGATTGAAAAATTTAATACCATAAGTCTCTTTGTTAGTTTTAAATATGTTTTTCCCTGTATTTAGAACACTAACCAGATATTCAAAAAGATTACTGACTCCTGCCATATATAATTCTGTAAGCAGCTTTTCACCGTAGGAGTTAGTGGCAAGTATTTTCCCATTTTCATCAAACTTTAGAAAACCATAATCCTCATAACTTTGCATAAATACTACATACTATTTTCTGACGTCATACCTAATCTACTATTGTCAAAAGGTAAAAACTCAAACTCATCCATAATGCTTTCGGTAATCTGACTGGTCTCCTTGTCAACTTTTAAATAGCTTACATTGTCTGTAGACTTAAAAACATCAAAATCTACTTCCGGCAATACGCCTACTACATAATCTATCCAAGCAGGCAAAGAAGCTCTACCCCCTGTCTCAAGCCTTCCAAGTGACTGAAAATCATCAAATCCAGTCCATACACCTATAGTTAGGTTTGGTAAAAAACCAATAAACCAAGCATCTTTGTAATCGTTCGTAGTACCTGTTTTCCCACCTATAAACCTATTAATAAATTTTGCTTTTCTTCCTGTACCGTTTTCTACAACATTTATAAGAGTATCCGTCATTATCTGAGCAGTCTCAGGCTTTATTGCCTGATATTTTATTTGCTCATTAACCTCATAAACAGTATTGCCGCTGTAATCCTCTATGGACTTTACAAATATTGGCTCTACATATTCACCCATATTTGGAAAAACAGAAAAAGCTGTTACCATCTCAAGTAAAGAGATGGCACCAGAGCCTATACTTACAGATAAATCCCTTTGAAAGTCAGTAGTAATACCAAACTTTTTGGCATATGAAATAATCTTATCTATACCTATTTTTTCGGCAACTTTTATTGTAACGATATTTCTCGATTTGGTAAGTGCCTGTCTTAGCGTAGTAAATCCATAAAATTCCTGTTCAAAATTTTCAGGCTTCCAATATTTACCTTCCTCACCGGTATCCATAATAACAGGTGCATCCAATATTTGAGTATTTATATTCATTCCACTTTCAAGTGCCGCAGTATACACAATTGGCTTAAAAAGACTTCCGACCTGCCTTCTTGCCTGTGTTGCTCTGTTAAACATAGACTTTGAATAATCAAAGCCTCCTACCATGCTCAGCACTTCTCCTGTTTGGGGAATCATAGACAAAAGAGCACTTTCTGCTTTTGGTTCCTGTGCTAATAAATAATTTCCGTTACCTGTCTTCTGCACAATGATTACATCATCATTTCTAATAATTTTTCGCATATCATCCAAAAGCCTTATATCTGAGCCATACGGCTTTGCCCATCTATTTTTTATAAGTTCAATTCTTCCCTTCAGGAAGTCTTCCGAAGAGTTGTCAAGGGATACAAAATCAGCATACTTTCTATCGACATCTGTCACCTTGACAATCCTAAAGCCATATCTTTCTATATACTTTACCTTATTGATTTTTTCTTCTATATTTTCTTCAGACATATTCCCGATTACTCCAAAGTATCCTTGGCGTTTTGATAAATCAAGCAAGTTGCTTGAAATTGCCTTTTCAGCAATATTTTGAAAATCTACATCGAGGGTTGTATTTACTTTGTACCCCTTGTCATATAAATCCAAACCAAGTTTGTCATTTATATAACTTCTTATAAAATCTATAAAATAAGGAGCTGATAAAATTTTATCAGGGATGTTCGGAATGATTTTTATCTCATCCAATTTAGCAACTTCATACTCCTTCTCAGTCAGATACCCCTCTTCATACATTCTATACAATACATGGTCTCTTCTCACCAGAGATTTTTTCAAGCTAATATGAGGTGCATAAATTCCGGGAGCTTTAGGTAGACCTGCAATAAGAGCAGCTTCTGACAAGGTCAATTCGGAAACGGATTTGCCAAAATAATTTCGTGCGGCAGCCTCGACTCCGTATGCTCCTCTACCAAAGTAAACTTCATTTAAATAAATTTCTAAAATTTTATCTTTGCTAAGATAATTATCGATTTTATAAGCCAAAATCGCTTCTTTTACTTTTCTTTTTAACTTTCTCTCAGGGGTCAAGTAAATTACTTTTACAAGCTGCTGAGTCAGAGTGCTTCCCCCCTCAACTACCCTTCCCGCTTTTATATTGGTAAAAAATGCTCTTAGTATGCCTAAAAAATCCACACCGCCATGTTCATAAAATCTGCTATCTTCTACGGCAATAACGGCTTGTTTGAGATAAAGCGGTATCTGCTCAAATTTGACGGGGTAACGTCTCTCCTTTCCAAGTTCCCCTATCAGCCTACCCTTTCTGTCGTAAATTAAAGTAGGGATTTTATAGGAATAATCCTTGAGCTGTTTGATAGAAGGCAGCTCACTGCTTAGTTTATAAATATAGACCAGCACTGATAGTGAGCTAATCAAAAAAATTGTGAAGCAAATTACAACAAATATCTTAAATATCTTCATAGCTAACTCTTCATCCTATATTCAAAAAGAATATCTCTTATTTTTGCAGCTTTTTCAAAATCAAGATTTTCAGATGCTTTATACATCTCTTTTTCAAGAGTCTCAATATCTTTTTTGGCATTTCCCGTAAGCTCAATATCAACTTCACCCTTTTTAGGGATAGTTACATAATCTTTTTCATAAATGCTCACAAGTATATCATTCATTTTACTTTTGATGGTTTCAGGGGTTATATTGTGAGCTTTGTTATACTCTAATTGTTTTTCTCTTCTCCTCTTTGTTTCATTGTAGGCTCTTAATATCGACCCGGTCATCTTATCTGCATAAAATATAGCTCTCCCATTTACATTCCTTGCCGCCCTGCCAATTGTCTGAATTAAAGCTCTGTCAGACCTTAAAAATCCTTCCTTATCCGCATCCAGCACTGCCACAAGGCTTACCTCCGGCATATCAAGCCCTTCCCTTAAAAGATTTATACCTATTAATACATCAAACTCCCCTTCTCTAAGACCTTTGATAATTTTAACACGCTCAAGAGTGTCGATATCCGAATGCAAGTATTCTACCCTAATATTCAAATCTTTCAAATATGCTGTCAAATCTTCAGCCATCCTTTTTGTGAGGGTGGTAACCAATACCCTTTCCCCTTTCTCTACTGTCTTAACAATTTCAGAGTAAACATCATCAATTTGATTTCTCGCAGGTCTTATATCTATCTCAGGGTCAACAAGCCCAGTGGGGCGTATAATCTGTTCGACAACAATACCTTTTGAATCTTCTAATTCAAATTCAGCAGGGGTAGCACTGACATAAAGTACATTATTAACCCTTTCATAAAATTCTTCAAATTTTAAGGGTCTGTTGTCAAGGGCAGCAGGAAGTCTGAAACCAAACTCAACCAATGTAGTTTTTCTTGACCTGTCCCCGTTGTACATTCCTCTAATTTGAGGAATAGTCATATGAGATTCATCTATTATCACAAGGGCATCTTTCGGCAGATAACTTAACAATGTAGGTGGTGGCTCCCCCGGCAACCTTCCTTCAAAATATCTTGAATAATTTTCAATCCCATTGCAATAGCCGGTTTCTTTTATCATTTCGATATCAAACATAGTCCTTTGAGAAAGCCTCTGAGCTTCAAGCAGCTTATTTTCTTTTTCAAAATAAGCTACCCTCTCAAGCAAATCCGCCTTAATCTGCTTGATTGCATCATCTACTGTCACTTTACTTGTAACATAGTGAGTGTTGGGATAAATAGCAATTTTAGGCCTTGTCTGTATGGTTTGACCTGTTAGCGGGTCAAATTCAGATATTCTGTCTATCTCATCACCAAAGAATTCTATTCGATAAGCGAGTTTATCTTCATGAGAAGGGAATACTTCCAAAGTGTCACCTTTTACCCTAAATGTTCCTCTATGAAAATCGTAATCATTTCTATCATATTTTATTTCAACCAATTTTTGTAGAATTTCATCAATTCCAATATCATCACCAACTTCAACTGATACTAACATCCCGTGATAAGCTTCGGGTGAACCTAAACCATAAATACATGAAACACTTGCAACTATTATAACATCTCTTCGCTCAAGTAGACTTCTCGTAGCAGAATGTCTTAACTTGTCAATCTCCTCATTTATAGATGAATCCTTTTCAATATATGTATCAGTCTGCGGCATATAGGCTTCAGGCTGATAGTAATCATAATAACTCACAAAATACTCTACTGCATTGTCAGGGAAAAAGTTTTTAAATTCACCGTAAAGCTGTGCCGCCAGAGTCTTATTATGAGCGATAATAAGAGTGGGGACATTTAACTGCTCTATCACATTAGCCATAGTAAATGTCTTACCTGAGCCTGTTACCCCTAAAAGTACCTGTCTGGTTAATCCATTTTTGAAATTTTTAACAAGATTTTTTATCGCTTCAGGTTGGTCACCACTTGGGCTGTATTCTGTAACTAATTTATACTTGTCCATACTTTTGCCTCAAAAGATAATAACCACCATACAGAGCAGCTTTATTTTTGAGCTTTGAAACAGCAAGACATGTGTTGTTTTTGTAAGCATTGAAAATATTTTTTGCAAACACCCTAATAGTACTTTTGTAATAATAAGTTGCCACTTCCGACAATCCACCGCCAATTATTATAACTTCGGGAGAAAATATATTTGCAATGTTAGATAATCCTACACCGAGATATTTAGCAAAAATATTTACAGCCAAAATAGCTAAATTATTTTTACGCTCCACCAACTGTAATATTTCTCCAATCGAAACTCTATTTTCACTAAGCTCAAAATAAATTTTTTCTAAACCTGTTTTAGAGCAGTAAGCTTCAAAACATCCCTTTTTACCGCACCCGCATAAGTAGCCGTCTGTTTCAATAGTCATATGTCCTATTTCAAAAACACTCAATTCACTTCTTAAGATTTTACCATCTAAAATCAAACCTCCGCCGACACCTGTACCAAGTGTAACCAAAGCCAAATTTTTAATTTTATAATCTGACACAAAATACTCACCCAAAGCAGCCATATTTGCATCATTCTCAATTGTTGAAAATATGTTAACCATCTTTAAATCATCAATAATATTTTTGCCAACAATGTATTTTAGATTGGGAGCATATTTCACTATACCCTCTTTATAACTTACAGTGCCGGGGACTCCCAAACTGACATAGTTGACGTTATATTCAACACATCTGTCTTTTACCAGCCCAACTAAACCTTCGTAGTTTTTTGGTGTATAAACTTTATCGGATGATATAAGATTGCCGTTACCGTCAAAAAGACCACATTTAATATTAGTGCCACCAATATCAAAAACTAAGATTTTGTTATCTTTTCCAAGGAAAATATCGCTCAAATTCTTCTCTCTCACCGGGGTCATACCCGATTATTTTATTCCAAACTGTTGCGTGCTCCATACAAAAATATATAAATACATTTTGCCATTTTTTTCTAATACTTTTGTAAACAAAGTTTAATATTTCCAATCTCTCAGGCTTGAAATATCTAAATTTCCCATCAAGTCCTGAGATATAACTGTATTTGGTTAAAATGCTTCTGTCAAACTTTTCCCTTATTTTATCTATCAAAGATGGTATGCACCTGAAGGTAGATAAACTAATAAATTCAACATACCTTTCATCAATTTCATTTACAAGTTTACTGATAACTTTTTCATAATCTTGAAATGCATCAGGGTAAATCACTATCGGATCAAAATGAAATGCTACCTTATATCCATATTCCGTTAAAGATTTGGCAGCATTAATCCTATCATTTATCGACGCAGCTCTATGTTCTTCATGTGAAGCTATATATTCCGTATTTAAACTAAAAGAAACGATAATATTTTTTGGATTCAGGTTTAGCAGATTACCTATGTTTGCCGACTTTGTTTTAAACTCAAATTGTATATTTTCAAGGTTATTTACGATAGGAGCAAAAAATTTGGAAAACTCAAAAATATTGTCAAGGGCAAGGCTGTCCGACAATTCCCCCGTGCCTACCCTAAACCTCCCTTTCTTATCAAGGATAGAAAGCTCATCCTTTATAGCATTTGTATCTGCAAAAATTTTTATATATTCGTGATTTAAATAGCTTTGTAATATACAGTATGAGCAGTCAAACGGACACCCTTCCATTATATCAAACACATGATAATGGCAGCATCTATAAATTTTAGTGGCGGGGCAAGGTCTTAAAAATGTGCCTCTTGAAGAAGTTACAAAAATATTACTTTTTGAATCTTCAAATTCAGCATCACTTTCAACAATATCGTATGAAATATTTTTATTGTTAAGCAACTCTACAATTTTTGTATTTAAGGCTTTTTTTTCAACATAAATCATTATTTTTTAATATGTTAAATACTTCCTCGACCTTTCTTTCCGACTTTTCTAAAGTTTTAATCTTATCTAAAAAATCCTCAAAACTTTTTACCTCAAAATTAACACTTATAGTGCAAAGCTCAAAATTATTTTTATTTTCCATGACAATACCATTTCCTATCTGCAAAAGCTCGGTTATCTTTTTTTCAAAATCAAATCTTCTCTTATTAAACTCGTTTCTAAGCCTTAAAATCTCACTATCAAGGTCATTTTCAAAATTAATTTCATCCTTAAAATCGTAAATATTATTGATTAAAATCCTAAAATTTGACACGGAAGGGTTTTTTATATGAACGTAATTTGATATTATTTCTATTATCTTTTCATCAAAATTTGTCAAAATATTTAAATATTTAAAGGCAATATCTTTTTCTACTATGTAAGATTTCAAGTTATCAGGCAAATATTGCAGCCTTTCCAAAATATGAAATTGTTTCTTACTTACGATATTGTATTCCTTAAAAAACGAAAAGTTTTCAACATTTAAGTTATTGTTTAGAATAAACATATATATATTTGATAATTCGATAATATTTAGATTGCCACCCCTTAATTTAACTGCAAGATTAATGGCAGCTGCGTAATCGCAAACCTCTTCAAAAAGCACCAACTCATTAGTCTGGAAACCGAAATTTGCAATAACATATAAAGTATCATCAATTTTTACACACGGAACAATAGGGTTAAGACTTTCAACATCTTTTGGAAAATAGAAGTCAAATGTTTTTCTGTCTACTTTGTTAGCAGAATTAATCTTAATTATTTTCATTCACCTTCTCATCAAAAAGGGCATCAACAAAATTTCTTGCATCAAAAGGCTTCAAATCTTCCATAGATTCCCCAAATCCAATGAATTTTACAGGGATACCAAGCTCATCAACAATTCCGACAATCACTCCCCCTTTTGCAGTCCCGTCAAGTTTTGTTAAAACAATACCGGTAACATCTACATCAGACTTAAATGCCTTAGCCTGCATTACAGCATTTTGACCACTGGTAGCATCAAGCACAAGTAAGACTTCATGAGGAGCATCAGAAATCTCTTTTTGTATAACTCTTTTAACCTTTGTAAGCTCATTCATCAAATTATGTTTAGTGTGGAGTCTACCAGCCGTATCAGCGATAATTACATCATAACCTTTAGCTTTGGCAGAAGCCACTGCATCAAAAATAACTGCTGCCGAATCACTCCCCTGAGTCTGCTTTACCACGGGCACACCAACCCTTTCTCCCCATATACAAAGCTGCTCTATTGCTGCAGCTCTAAAAGTATCCCCTGCCGCAAGTAATACTTTTAAACCGCTATCTTTAAACATCTTTGCAAGTTTTGCTATGCTTGTAGTTTTACCTGCACCATTTACACCTACTACAAGCACCACATACGGTTTCTGGTCAGTCATTTTCAAACTGTTATCAATGTTAAGTATTTTAAAGACCTCTTCTTTGATATACTTTTTTAATTCAGAAGGATTTTTTAATACTTTTCTTGAAACATCTTTTCTAACTTTATCAATTATTTTAAGGGTAGTTGCCACACCAACATCAGCAGAAATAAAAAGCTCTTCCAACTCCTCTAATAAGTCCTCATCAATAACTTTCTTCCCAAGAAGTACAGACTCCATCCCACCTACAATTTTATCGGAAGTCTTACTTAACCCATTTTTAAGTCTCTTAAAAATACTTACTTTGTCCTCTTTAACCGGCTCATTCTTTAACGGCACAACATCTTCTACAGGTTTTTCCTCGAAGATATCTTCAACCTCTGCATCTTTTTTATCAAGAATCTCTTCACTCAGCTTATTTTCCTCAATTAACTGCACATCAGTTTCACTCTCTTTAACTTCAGCGCTCTTTTTCTTTTTAAAAATATCAAAAAATCCCATCTTATTCCTCTATTATGTTTTTTATTTTTTCCATACTGTCATAAATCAACTTTTTGTCATCATAACTAAATATTTTATCTTTAATGTAAAAAAGTTTGTAATCCCCTATTGTAAAAAAATTTATATAAAAATTTTCAAATTTTATTTCACCAAACAAAATATTCTTTTTAAGCTGCTGCATCATATTTGCCGTATGATTTACAAGCATCATAAATTCATAATTATCCGAACAATTAACCTTAAATATCAGCTCGCCGATATCGTCAATTAGAATAACAGTAATGTTTTTAAAATCGTAATTATTTAATCCTTCAAACATTTAACTTAACCTTACTGAGATAACTTTTGAAACACCGGGCTCCTGCATTGTAATACCATACAAAGAATCGGCTGATGCCATAGTCTTTTGATTGTGTGTAATTATCACAAATTGAGTATTTTCAGATAATGTCCTTACAATCTTACAAAATCTTTCCA
Above is a genomic segment from Deferrivibrio essentukiensis containing:
- the dinB gene encoding DNA polymerase IV, with translation MSKILCLDMDAYFASVEIASNPKLKNKPIGIVGSADRTVVTTASYEARKYGVKTGMPKFMAQKLCPHIKFIVGNFKKYSYISTQIHEFLKTITYKVEMYSIDEAFIDISDVAVTPKDLGYIIKSHIKKNFGITCTVGVGKSKLVAKMATEINKPDGLNIINDEDVYAFLDTFSLNDIWGIGKKLTKKLNSLGIYSTKDIRKLNKDFFIKTFGKNGEKIYGMAFGEYPEGVKYEDEPIKSIGHSITLPKDTFDRKLLDSYILQLSDMVSFRARKAHIAGKTITFHLRYSDMTKFSKMHTIGYPTSATHQIYEIAKHISKDIDMTKGVRHVGVSLGNLIYSCGSINDIFSKKWENVYSAIDSINHKYGNLTITFANVLNCQRLSSNTLHPWQKL
- the rnr gene encoding ribonuclease R, which encodes MNNIESKIINFLLEKDKPVKLNELLKETDIDTKNLKQSLKLLIKEGQIIKLKSNKYCLTKNLDVLTGYLDGHPDGYAFFVPDDESMEDIFVPPKKMNGAVHKDRVAVRIEYFRNKKEARVVKILERGYRKVVGRVEKSAHFAHVIPFVKKLFNDIYIPKKYSKNLKDNDVVLCEIVFYPQGGKNPEGKILKVLGNLSDKGIENEIVLSKYELDRNFPPAVIKEVDKKAQNLLNNPGKRTDFKKLFTVTIDGETARDFDDAISLEKSDDGYILYVHIADVAHFVRPNTRVDIEAYKRGTSVYFPEFAIPMLPEKLSNELCSLRPDEIKLTLTAKIFYNKNGERVKLELYQSTIKSNYRLTYNYVNDIIEGKEKTRSKPLKNLLSIAVELTNLLIEKRKSQGTIDFDLPEPEFIFDKNGDLVDIQPLERKLSHRIIENFMIEANEAVSEYLENLGVVSVYRVHDKPSAVKVREFLNVLSTFGISVDLPDEITPKTIQEIASKFEDNKFGYILNSLLVKTMEKAIYDTKNIGHFGLASKSYTHFTSPIRRYPDLVIHRLIKNALFEYPYDIPGDFVEKATKQSSETEQRAEDAEREIHQFKKLKFLENNKGTIYEAYINRLNSGGMFVFIPKLIMGGFIPLSSLDDDFYSYFHNDNIIIGKKTRKTFKVGDRLKVSLLRVNYDYLEADFQIETDDNAK
- a CDS encoding sigma-54-dependent transcriptional regulator produces the protein MRVLILDDEESILWVLKEGLSDKSTEVLTCETSQEAVGILNDYSIDVCLVDIFLNNENGIELVEKWSKIYNDTTFLIMTAQNSGSNIINSMKAGAIDFVSKPFDLKELKDKINEIISDKGNKKVVSFEDEYDFQTHNKKMVDIYKTIGKIAKTDINVLIQGETGTGKEVIAKMIHEKSSRSGKPFVAINMAAIPKELMESELFGYSRGAFTGAVGDKPGKFEEANGGTIFLDEISEAEMAIQSKLLRVLQEKEVTRLGSNKTTKLDIRVIVATNDDLEELVREKRFREDLYYRLNVVTISLPSLRERKEDIPVLVNHFLKKYASLGEKDISISTDAMEVLVKYNWPGNIRELENVIQYSIVHSSGKTLTKHNLPNKVFEINGKNGKDSLSKQLKNLAAEIISSETISESFNSYEEYLKIVEKPLIKAALEKTLNNKSEASKILGINRNTLRKKIKDLNIE
- a CDS encoding two-component system sensor histidine kinase NtrB, which codes for MQSYEDYGFLKFDENGKILATNSYGEKLLTELYMAGVSNLFEYLVSVLNTGKNIFKTNKETYGIKFFNQEELSFIIIPLGEFVASISEFIDISSLHHEIKNPLTAIEGVIQVIESKYDDDYLKKCTNIIRKESSRIKYLLESVNVLTDLKLNYSDIYIDDFLKNIVDKFVIIYNKIDFILCIDDSIKKVSGDREKLEMVFNNLIKNACEAANTSRVEIRYEIDSTIKFFDREKNVFKKMLKFSIIDNGNGIDRGIRNKLFTPFWTTKSKGSGLGLVISKEIIEKHFGKIEYKSVEGEGTTFSIYLPV